Part of the Zingiber officinale cultivar Zhangliang chromosome 8A, Zo_v1.1, whole genome shotgun sequence genome, CCTTGAACACTCTCCCAGCTTCTCTTTCAATTTTAAGCTAtcaaaacaatttggatgaaaCATCACCAAGCCGAAAGTTTCTCACCACAGATGTGAGTAATACATGTCATACAGGATCATTTAGCAAAAGGAAGAAGAAACTCCTCAGCATATTTGCTAGTCATTTGGACTAGgtataagaaaagaatgttgcgtGGAATGGTATGATGAACCAGAATAATAATGATAAAAGACACTTCAAGTATTACAAATGTCTGCAAAGGAAATTTAGATAGACATTTGTTTTTGTTATGCATGTTTTTCACTTGTGGATTTTATTAGTAGAGAAGGTTAATATTAATTACCTGATCCTTCTCGAAAAGTGCATCCCAGTTATTATCCTCAAGAAGATTTTTAGTTTCACTATAGCTCAAAGAAATCCGGTAATTTAAATCCCCCAACCATATGACACAGCTGAGCAATCAAAAAAGTGAATCAAGATTAGTGGACTTTGTTTCATTTAGTGTAGACAATTATTTATAAGAAAATCTTACTCATGCTCAAGAATTTTTATAGGTATTCTTCGACCAGTTCTGCAAATTTTCCTGAATTGTGTATGTTTCAGTATTACTGAAACGTCAGAATTTCTTTTCAGCTCATCACCTCCTTTCTCCCCTGAAGCCAAATGACTGCAAACGAAGCAAAAGCTTGTTTGGTGCAATGACATGCTCACTGAAATGCATCCCTAAAAGGTGAAAGAATGAACAGCTTTCAAAACAAAATAATACACTAGAATGCAAGTGAAAGCTGATGAAAAATTTGACAAGCCTTCCTCTCACCTTATTACCAAGATAACCCATAATGCCCCTTCCGATACAAGAGACTCGTAGGTGTCCTATGTACTGGACAAGTTCTCTCCTCAGCCAGACAGTAACAAAAATCCCCACCATCTGTTTGCTGGCTATAAGGCTATACTTCTGCTTACTTCTTGCAGGTGTAACAGGAAAACCTGAAAGAGAATAACTTActgcttcctcttcctcttcttcttcctcctcctcctcctctgagTCTTTGTCACTGAAGTGAGCATGCTGGCAACTAAAACATGACTCCCTGTAGTACTTCCTTGTTGCTTCAGCAGGGCAGTTGCAGGCCCTTAGACGGCGCCCCTTCTCTGTTCTGAAAGTTTTGCTAACAGCTTTGAATGATGGTTTCTGAAAGAACAATGGCCCGCCTGCCAATTTTGACTCTCTAGATATTGGAGTCTTAATGTTGGAAGCCTGGGATGATGTAGAGTCGATATAAGGAGATGATGTGTGTGATTCAATATCAGTCTCTGAATCAATTGGACCATTCAACGCTTGGTTAATTAGAGATAGccactttgttgcaggttcattgTCCTCAATTACAAGTACATTTCCAGCATTCAGAGGAACTATCTCCTGAAAGCTGGAATACcataaagaaatagaaacataAGGTTCTAAGAGGATCCAAACATAGCTAGGATATGAATCCATCGCTTTCCTTTGAAAAGATATAAAATCCAAATTACCCTAAAACATATAAATCTGAGTGATCATCAGAGGGGAGGAAGTCACTTAGGTTAAGTCCCTTATGAGGAGTATTTCCTCCAACATTCCATGTTGCCACAAAAATCCTAAATCACCATGACAATGGAAATGGGCCAATATATAAATTGACTAGTAAGCAACATTATGGTGAGATTTAAGATAAAAAGTGCAAGGGATAACATCATACCTGATTGCCTTGCTAGTTATGGTGCTGGAAGCTCTAGACAGATAGTCACTGAGAATCACGCTCTCAACCTGTGAATCTGCTTCTTGAATGATATTTTAGAAATAAAGAGATTACTGACAAATTACAAAGAAAGACGCTTGGAAATCAGAATGTACTAAGTAAATACGTATCATGTTTGGTATAGGCAATGCAATCATCATGGTGATTGTGGATTAAGGGTGAAAAAAATGGAGGCGGTTTATCATTTTGTTGTTCGCTATTCTACACAATAGCAGAGGTATTTTCAAATTTGTAAGTGGCTTCTAGGCATCGCCTTGACAAGATTTCTCTGATGTGCCCTCTTTTATTCTATAAAACACCTCAAATTTAATAAGTGGTGATTTGCAAATTGCAACCATCATGctttagaacttgaagatttaGAGGATAATTCAATCAGCATGATGATTTAGAACAATCAACATTGACATGAAAATAACAATGACATCACTATCATCTAAGTCAAGGGTGATATTCAACAAAATAAATACCCATACCAAATCGTTCAAGTGGACAGAaagagaaatatatatatatatatggttgtaCCAGAAATGCTTTTCCCAATGGCAACTGAAGAGGTTGAGAAATGTGGACTTCCTCGAAATTCAACTGATTTACACATTAAGAATATTAAGGGAAGCACAGATAGATTAAAATAACAAACAAACATTCATAATATCAGAACAAGTATTTGAAGATATCCGGTGCTTCAGATACAATATGTTATCTTTTGTGGCTGACATAGAAAGGATCTCTATAATAAGTAAATTACAAACAAAAAGCAAACAGTTGAATTATCCTTCTGCAATATGCCTTTTGCTGTCATTTCTTTTTTCTTAGCTGAAATGAGCTTTGGTTTCTCCTTTTGCTCTTTGATGGTGGTAGAATATATTTAATCTTAAAAGTGAGGAATTGTGCTAAGGTTAGGGGTAGGGACAGTTCTGTTTggttaggaaaaccaaaatattTGGGAAAATCCaaaccaaaaccaaaccaaaatcatTTCAGTTTGGTTTGGAACCTCTAAGTACTCAGTTTGGTTCAGTTTaaaatcattatatatatatatatataccaattATAGTTTCGCAACAATAATTCAACCTAAACTAATAACAAACATTATCATAATTTAATGTCAATATTGACTAAGGAACATAAAAAGTATAAAGCGATAAGAAATCATAAACattctatttctttttcaatataacatatatatacatattaTGAAAACCTTAACAGCTCATTTAATGGTTTGTATTTGTTCAAACTAAAACCAAATCAACATCAATAATCTTACCTAGTATCCCAACTGAAAGCATACCGATAAACCAACTTTTTTAGTTTGAATTGGTTTAGTTTATTGGGTTTAGGTTATAGATGTCCACCCCTAGCAAAggcaatatttttaatttatcttttgaGTTGTACAAATCTATGCACATGTTCAATCCATTATTTATTCCCAAAATTTCCAAGAAAGTCATCCAAATGATCCTTGTGAGTACACATCAGCTATCTAAGAGAGGCCagcaaaaattatttatttacaaGATCAACAAAGGCACTTAAAGATGAAAAGATTATGACTAAACTAAACAGTAAAGTTACGAAATCCacaaattaataattcaaaaccaGAACCTACCTGGCGTGGTACCTTTGCTTGTGTTTCTAACATTATTATCATTGCTCCGTATAATATTCCAAACCGAAAACTGCAAATATGATCAAGATTAAAAGCTGGAATAAGATTGCCACGACTTTCTCTTAAACTAAGAACGAAATCTTCTGCAAGCTTATCGCAGGAAAGATCGTGATATCAAATACTAAATCTCTTAAACAAAAAACGGTTACCTTTTTCCATCTGCTATTATCCTTCAAGTTCAT contains:
- the LOC122010033 gene encoding type I inositol polyphosphate 5-phosphatase 10-like isoform X2; this translates as MNLKDNSRWKKFSVWNIIRSNDNNVRNTSKGTTPVEFRGSPHFSTSSVAIGKSISDSQVESVILSDYLSRASSTITSKAIRIFVATWNVGGNTPHKGLNLSDFLPSDDHSDLYVLGFQEIVPLNAGNVLVIEDNEPATKWLSLINQALNGPIDSETDIESHTSSPYIDSTSSQASNIKTPISRESKLAGGPLFFQKPSFKAVSKTFRTEKGRRLRACNCPAEATRKYYRESCFSCQHAHFSDKDSEEEEEEEEEEEEAVSYSLSGFPVTPARSKQKYSLIASKQMVGIFVTVWLRRELVQYIGHLRVSCIGRGIMGYLGNKGCISVSMSLHQTSFCFVCSHLASGEKGGDELKRNSDVSVILKHTQFRKICRTGRRIPIKILEHDCVIWLGDLNYRISLSYSETKNLLEDNNWDALFEKDQLKIEREAGRVFKGWNEGKIYFAPTYKYSNNSDMYAGEIATSKKKRRTPAWCDRILWHGHGIVQLSYIRGESKFSDHRPVCAVFTVEVGVSDDRSKNLSTPNMRVGAEEILHQRANC
- the LOC122010033 gene encoding type I inositol polyphosphate 5-phosphatase 10-like isoform X1; the encoded protein is MNLKDNSRWKKFSVWNIIRSNDNNVRNTSKGTTPVEFRGSPHFSTSSVAIGKSISEADSQVESVILSDYLSRASSTITSKAIRIFVATWNVGGNTPHKGLNLSDFLPSDDHSDLYVLGFQEIVPLNAGNVLVIEDNEPATKWLSLINQALNGPIDSETDIESHTSSPYIDSTSSQASNIKTPISRESKLAGGPLFFQKPSFKAVSKTFRTEKGRRLRACNCPAEATRKYYRESCFSCQHAHFSDKDSEEEEEEEEEEEEAVSYSLSGFPVTPARSKQKYSLIASKQMVGIFVTVWLRRELVQYIGHLRVSCIGRGIMGYLGNKGCISVSMSLHQTSFCFVCSHLASGEKGGDELKRNSDVSVILKHTQFRKICRTGRRIPIKILEHDCVIWLGDLNYRISLSYSETKNLLEDNNWDALFEKDQLKIEREAGRVFKGWNEGKIYFAPTYKYSNNSDMYAGEIATSKKKRRTPAWCDRILWHGHGIVQLSYIRGESKFSDHRPVCAVFTVEVGVSDDRSKNLSTPNMRVGAEEILHQRANC
- the LOC122010033 gene encoding type I inositol polyphosphate 5-phosphatase 10-like isoform X3, coding for MIIMLETQAKVPRQLNFEEVHISQPLQLPLGKAFLVESVILSDYLSRASSTITSKAIRIFVATWNVGGNTPHKGLNLSDFLPSDDHSDLYVLGFQEIVPLNAGNVLVIEDNEPATKWLSLINQALNGPIDSETDIESHTSSPYIDSTSSQASNIKTPISRESKLAGGPLFFQKPSFKAVSKTFRTEKGRRLRACNCPAEATRKYYRESCFSCQHAHFSDKDSEEEEEEEEEEEEAVSYSLSGFPVTPARSKQKYSLIASKQMVGIFVTVWLRRELVQYIGHLRVSCIGRGIMGYLGNKGCISVSMSLHQTSFCFVCSHLASGEKGGDELKRNSDVSVILKHTQFRKICRTGRRIPIKILEHDCVIWLGDLNYRISLSYSETKNLLEDNNWDALFEKDQLKIEREAGRVFKGWNEGKIYFAPTYKYSNNSDMYAGEIATSKKKRRTPAWCDRILWHGHGIVQLSYIRGESKFSDHRPVCAVFTVEVGVSDDRSKNLSTPNMRVGAEEILHQRANC